A window of the Microbacterium sp. LWH13-1.2 genome harbors these coding sequences:
- a CDS encoding aldose 1-epimerase family protein: MTQGSAAAVDLATAARPRSGRQLRIAGHGYEAVIASVGASLRALTFEGRDLVVPFGADEVRPGYRGTTLAPWPNRIVDGRYTFGGVEHQLALTEPARGQALHGLLAWAEFEDRLVLDDRVVLAAVIEPQTGYPFRVEVETEFRIDAEGLRQTVTAHNLGADAAPWGTGPHPYLVAGPEGRVDDWTLTLPASEVLTVTDDRLSPVALEGVAEHPQWDFRAARRLGDVFIDHAFTGLAREGGVAEVRVVTDAGTGVAMTFDERCPWVQVHTADNPGIDAIHRIGLAVEPMTCPPDAFNSGTDLVVLEPGAAHAASWSIAAV; the protein is encoded by the coding sequence ATGACGCAGGGTTCTGCTGCTGCCGTGGATCTCGCGACGGCCGCGCGGCCGCGCTCAGGTCGACAGCTGCGCATCGCCGGACACGGCTATGAGGCAGTCATCGCGAGCGTCGGCGCATCGCTGCGGGCGCTGACCTTCGAAGGTCGCGACCTGGTCGTACCGTTCGGGGCCGACGAGGTGCGGCCGGGATACCGCGGCACCACCCTCGCGCCGTGGCCCAACCGCATCGTCGATGGTCGCTACACCTTCGGCGGCGTCGAGCACCAGCTGGCTCTCACCGAGCCCGCCCGTGGCCAGGCGCTGCACGGCCTGCTCGCCTGGGCCGAGTTCGAAGACCGTCTCGTGCTCGACGACCGGGTCGTGCTCGCCGCCGTGATCGAGCCCCAGACCGGGTACCCGTTCCGCGTCGAGGTCGAGACCGAGTTCCGCATCGACGCCGAGGGCCTGCGTCAGACCGTGACCGCGCACAACCTCGGGGCTGATGCTGCACCCTGGGGCACCGGACCGCATCCGTATCTCGTCGCCGGCCCCGAGGGGCGGGTGGACGACTGGACGCTCACCCTGCCGGCATCCGAGGTGCTGACCGTCACCGACGACCGACTGAGCCCCGTGGCTCTCGAGGGTGTGGCCGAGCATCCGCAGTGGGACTTCCGCGCTGCGCGCCGGCTCGGCGACGTCTTCATCGACCATGCCTTCACCGGGCTCGCCCGCGAGGGAGGCGTCGCCGAGGTGCGGGTCGTGACGGATGCCGGCACCGGCGTCGCGATGACGTTCGACGAGCGCTGTCCGTGGGTGCAGGTGCACACGGCCGACAACCCCGGGATCGATGCGATCCACCGCATCGGCCTCGCGGTCGAGCCCATGACCTGCCCGCCGGATGCGTTCAACTCGGGAACCGACCTGGTCGTGCTCGAACCGGGAGCTGCGCACGCGGCATCGTGGAGCATCGCGGCGGTCTGA
- the araA gene encoding L-arabinose isomerase, with the protein MPRTPLSTSLDGYEVWFLTGSQHLYGPETLAQVAEQSQQIARILDEAGEVPVKIVWKPVLTDAAAIKRTALEANADDRVIGLIAWMHTFSPAKMWIAGLDVLQKPLAHLHTQANVELPWADIDFDFMNLNQAAHGDREFGYIQTRLGVPRKTVVGHVSDPRVRQEIATWQRAAAGLAASRSLKLARFGDNMRFVAVTEGDKTEAELRFGVQVNTWGVNDLADAVAAASESEIDALVAEYEELYEVVPELRRGGDRHQSLRDGAAIEIGLRTFLEEGGFGAFTTSFEDLGALKQLPGLAVQRLMAEGYGFGAEGDWKTAILVRVANVMGAGLPGGASLMEDYTYDMTPGDELILGAHMLEVSPSLTTAKPTLEIHPLGIGGKDDPVRLVFTADPGPAIVVALSDMRDRFRLTANVVENVPPRQSLPKLPVGRAVWKPQPDFTTSAAAWLTAGAAHHTVMSTAVGLEAFRDFAEMAEVELLVIDDATTLPEFQKQVRWNQAYYRLAQGL; encoded by the coding sequence ATGCCCCGCACCCCGCTCTCCACCTCGCTCGACGGCTACGAGGTCTGGTTCCTCACCGGAAGTCAGCACCTCTACGGCCCCGAGACCCTCGCGCAGGTCGCCGAGCAGTCGCAGCAGATCGCCCGCATCCTCGACGAGGCCGGCGAGGTTCCGGTGAAGATCGTCTGGAAGCCGGTGCTGACGGATGCCGCGGCCATCAAGCGCACCGCGCTCGAGGCCAACGCCGACGACCGGGTCATCGGTCTGATCGCATGGATGCACACGTTCAGCCCCGCGAAGATGTGGATCGCCGGTCTCGACGTGCTGCAGAAGCCGCTCGCGCATCTGCACACGCAGGCGAACGTCGAGCTGCCGTGGGCCGACATCGACTTCGACTTCATGAACCTGAACCAGGCGGCGCACGGCGACCGCGAGTTCGGCTACATCCAGACGCGCCTCGGCGTGCCCCGCAAGACCGTCGTCGGTCACGTGAGCGACCCGCGCGTGCGCCAGGAGATCGCGACCTGGCAGCGTGCGGCCGCCGGTCTCGCGGCATCCCGTTCGCTCAAGCTCGCCCGCTTCGGCGACAACATGCGCTTCGTCGCCGTCACCGAGGGCGACAAGACCGAGGCCGAGCTGCGCTTCGGCGTGCAGGTCAACACCTGGGGCGTGAACGACCTGGCGGATGCCGTCGCCGCGGCATCCGAGTCCGAGATCGACGCCCTCGTGGCCGAGTACGAAGAGCTCTACGAGGTCGTGCCCGAGCTGCGTCGCGGAGGCGACCGCCACCAGTCGCTGCGTGACGGTGCCGCGATCGAGATCGGTCTGCGGACGTTCCTCGAAGAGGGCGGCTTCGGGGCCTTCACGACCTCGTTCGAAGACCTCGGTGCGCTCAAGCAGCTGCCCGGTCTCGCCGTGCAGCGCCTGATGGCCGAGGGCTACGGTTTCGGCGCCGAGGGCGACTGGAAGACCGCGATCCTCGTGCGCGTCGCCAACGTGATGGGTGCGGGGCTTCCCGGTGGGGCGAGCCTCATGGAGGACTACACCTACGACATGACCCCCGGCGACGAGCTGATCCTCGGCGCGCACATGCTCGAGGTCTCGCCGTCGCTGACCACCGCGAAGCCCACTCTCGAGATCCACCCGCTGGGCATCGGCGGCAAGGACGACCCGGTGCGCCTCGTCTTCACCGCCGACCCGGGCCCGGCGATCGTCGTCGCGCTCAGCGACATGCGAGACCGGTTCCGCCTCACCGCGAACGTGGTCGAGAACGTGCCGCCGCGCCAGTCGCTGCCGAAGCTCCCGGTCGGCCGCGCCGTCTGGAAGCCGCAGCCCGACTTCACCACCTCAGCCGCCGCCTGGCTGACCGCGGGTGCCGCGCACCACACCGTCATGTCGACGGCCGTCGGGCTCGAGGCCTTCCGCGACTTCGCCGAGATGGCCGAGGTCGAGCTGCTCGTGATCGACGACGCGACGACGCTCCCCGAGTTCCAGAAGCAGGTCCGCTGGAACCAGGCGTACTACCGACTCGCGCAGGGGCTGTGA
- a CDS encoding FGGY-family carbohydrate kinase, with translation MSDTTGTPRDENTTARDDIAAGRTSLGIELGSTRIKACLIGSDATEVLATGSFAWENRLEDGLWTYAIDEVWNGLQAAYAGLVADAHERHGVRPETFGAIGISAMMHGYLAFDTQGELLTPFRTWRNTNTGVAAAELTELLGVNIPLRWSIAHLHQAVVDGEEHVPRLDFVTTLAGYVHTRLTGERVLGVGDASGMFPIDSTTGDYDVRMLEAYDALAAHRLPARAKDLLPTVLPAGSAAGALTAEGAALLDPTGALRPGIPLCPPEGDAGTGMVATNSVSPRTGNVSAGTSIFAMVVLEHPLAEVHHELDLVTTPAGDAVAMVHCNNGASELAAWAGLFTRFSAAAGQPLSDDAVFDALFREALEGEADAGGLLAYNHLAGEPIAGLTEGRPLFVRTPDSAFTLANFMRAQLYGVFGTLALGMQVLAAEGVELDRMFAHGGMFRTAGVAQRFLAGALGAPVAVGELASEGGAWGIAVLASYLAHADTQTLGEYLDGDVFASASLAVADPDPADVAGFTAYLDRYRAGLAIEAAATTAL, from the coding sequence ATGAGCGACACGACCGGCACGCCCCGCGACGAGAACACCACCGCCCGCGACGACATCGCCGCCGGCCGCACGAGCCTCGGCATCGAGCTCGGCTCGACGCGCATCAAGGCCTGTCTGATCGGGTCGGATGCCACAGAGGTGCTCGCCACCGGATCGTTCGCCTGGGAGAACCGACTCGAGGACGGCCTCTGGACCTACGCGATCGACGAGGTCTGGAACGGACTGCAGGCGGCATACGCCGGTCTCGTCGCGGACGCGCACGAACGCCACGGCGTGCGCCCCGAGACCTTCGGAGCGATCGGCATCTCGGCCATGATGCACGGGTACCTCGCGTTCGATACGCAGGGCGAGCTGCTCACGCCGTTCCGCACGTGGCGCAACACCAACACGGGTGTCGCGGCGGCCGAGCTGACCGAGCTGCTCGGCGTGAACATCCCGCTGCGCTGGTCGATCGCCCACCTGCACCAGGCGGTCGTCGACGGCGAGGAGCACGTGCCCCGGCTCGACTTCGTCACCACCCTCGCGGGCTACGTGCACACGCGCCTGACCGGCGAGCGCGTGCTCGGCGTCGGCGACGCATCCGGCATGTTCCCGATCGACTCGACCACCGGAGACTACGACGTGCGGATGCTGGAGGCGTACGACGCCCTCGCTGCACACCGCCTTCCGGCACGCGCGAAGGACCTGCTCCCGACCGTCCTGCCCGCCGGCTCCGCGGCCGGAGCGCTCACCGCCGAGGGGGCGGCGCTCCTCGACCCGACCGGAGCACTGCGGCCCGGCATCCCGCTCTGCCCGCCCGAGGGCGACGCCGGCACCGGCATGGTGGCGACCAACTCGGTGTCTCCGCGCACGGGCAACGTCTCGGCAGGGACGAGCATCTTCGCCATGGTCGTGCTGGAGCATCCGCTCGCCGAGGTGCACCACGAGCTCGACCTCGTCACGACTCCCGCGGGCGACGCCGTGGCGATGGTGCACTGCAACAACGGCGCCAGCGAGCTCGCCGCCTGGGCGGGTCTCTTCACCCGCTTCTCGGCCGCGGCGGGCCAGCCGCTGAGCGACGACGCCGTCTTCGATGCCCTGTTCCGGGAGGCGCTCGAGGGCGAGGCGGATGCCGGTGGCCTGCTCGCCTACAACCACCTCGCCGGCGAGCCGATCGCCGGTCTGACCGAGGGGCGCCCGCTGTTCGTGCGCACCCCCGACAGCGCTTTCACCCTCGCGAACTTCATGCGCGCGCAGCTCTACGGCGTCTTCGGAACGCTCGCGCTCGGGATGCAGGTGCTCGCCGCTGAAGGCGTCGAACTCGATCGCATGTTCGCGCACGGTGGCATGTTCCGCACCGCGGGAGTCGCGCAGCGCTTCCTCGCCGGAGCGCTGGGTGCTCCGGTCGCTGTAGGGGAGCTCGCCTCCGAGGGCGGCGCGTGGGGCATCGCCGTGCTCGCGTCGTATCTCGCGCACGCCGACACGCAGACCCTCGGAGAGTACCTCGACGGCGACGTCTTCGCCTCGGCATCCCTCGCAGTCGCCGACCCCGACCCCGCCGACGTCGCCGGCTTCACCGCCTACCTCGACCGCTACCGCGCGGGCCTCGCGATCGAAGCCGCTGCGACCACCGCTCTCTGA
- a CDS encoding L-ribulose-5-phosphate 4-epimerase, with amino-acid sequence MSNEAPAFSDENTFSPEVDASIQAVREDVARLHGELVRYGLVVWTGGNVSGRVPGADLFVIKPSGVSYDDLAPENMILCDLDGAVIPGTPGSDRSPSSDTAAHAYVYRHMPEVGGVVHTHSTFAVAWAARGEEIPCVITAMADEFGGPIPVGPFAIIGDDSIGRGIVQNLTGHRSRAVLMQNHGPFTIGVDAKDAVKAAVMVEDVARTVHYAREAGPLIPIPQEAIDSLFNRYQNVYGQNSDARR; translated from the coding sequence GTGAGCAACGAAGCCCCCGCTTTCTCTGATGAGAACACCTTCTCCCCTGAGGTCGACGCATCCATCCAGGCCGTCCGCGAAGACGTCGCCCGTCTGCACGGCGAACTCGTGCGCTACGGACTCGTCGTCTGGACCGGCGGCAACGTCTCGGGCCGCGTGCCCGGCGCCGACCTGTTCGTGATCAAGCCCTCGGGCGTGAGCTACGACGACCTCGCCCCCGAGAACATGATCCTGTGCGACCTCGACGGCGCCGTGATCCCCGGCACCCCCGGCAGCGACCGTTCGCCCTCGAGCGACACCGCAGCTCACGCCTACGTCTACCGCCACATGCCCGAGGTCGGCGGCGTCGTGCACACGCACTCGACGTTCGCCGTGGCCTGGGCCGCCCGCGGCGAAGAGATCCCCTGCGTCATCACGGCCATGGCCGACGAGTTCGGCGGACCGATTCCGGTCGGCCCGTTCGCGATCATCGGCGACGACTCGATCGGCCGCGGCATCGTGCAGAACCTCACCGGCCACCGCAGCCGCGCGGTGCTCATGCAGAACCACGGACCCTTCACCATCGGAGTCGACGCGAAGGATGCCGTGAAGGCCGCCGTCATGGTCGAAGACGTGGCGCGCACCGTGCACTACGCCCGTGAGGCCGGCCCCTTGATCCCGATTCCGCAGGAGGCGATCGACAGCCTCTTCAACCGATACCAGAACGTCTACGGACAGAATTCGGACGCCCGGCGATGA
- a CDS encoding LacI family DNA-binding transcriptional regulator, whose amino-acid sequence MSDTSSEPRRTVGVRDVAVRAGVSRQTVSRVLNDHPEVATETRERVLAAMAELGYRMNNAARALGTRRSRTLGVLATDALHYGPSRSIAALEASAREVGYWLSAAFADAGDADAVIAAVDHLVMQGVEGIVVVAPHAHTLDALDAVRIGVPVVTLHAADRGARGLSVDQAAGARLAVAALADAGHTRIAHLAGPADWLEAESRAEGFAAELASRGLVPGPVFEGDWTAGSGYAAADAVRRSGVTAVFAANDQMALGLLGGLQEVGLTVPGDISVVGFDDTPDAAYYWPKLTTVRQDFSELARRAVAAVLAGSAGAAASDLPPVAPVLVTRDSVAPPH is encoded by the coding sequence GTGAGTGACACGAGCAGCGAGCCGCGTCGCACCGTCGGCGTGCGTGACGTCGCCGTGCGTGCCGGGGTGTCTCGGCAGACGGTGTCGCGGGTGCTGAACGACCACCCCGAGGTCGCCACGGAGACCCGCGAACGGGTGCTGGCCGCGATGGCGGAGCTCGGCTACCGCATGAACAACGCAGCCCGCGCGTTGGGCACCCGGCGCTCCCGCACCCTCGGGGTGCTGGCGACCGACGCGCTGCACTACGGACCCTCCCGCAGCATCGCCGCGCTCGAGGCATCGGCCCGCGAGGTCGGCTATTGGCTGAGTGCGGCCTTCGCGGATGCCGGAGACGCCGATGCGGTCATCGCCGCGGTCGACCACCTCGTGATGCAGGGCGTCGAGGGGATCGTCGTCGTCGCGCCCCACGCCCACACCCTCGATGCGCTCGACGCGGTGCGCATCGGCGTTCCCGTCGTGACCCTCCATGCCGCCGACCGGGGTGCGCGTGGTCTCTCGGTCGACCAGGCCGCCGGCGCCCGACTCGCGGTCGCGGCACTCGCCGACGCCGGACACACGCGTATCGCGCACCTTGCCGGACCCGCCGACTGGCTCGAGGCCGAGTCCCGCGCCGAGGGGTTCGCGGCCGAGTTGGCGTCTCGCGGACTGGTGCCCGGGCCCGTGTTCGAGGGCGATTGGACCGCGGGATCGGGTTACGCGGCGGCCGACGCCGTGCGGCGCTCGGGTGTGACGGCGGTCTTCGCGGCGAACGACCAGATGGCGCTCGGGCTGCTCGGCGGCCTGCAGGAAGTCGGGCTCACCGTGCCTGGCGACATCAGCGTGGTCGGCTTCGACGACACCCCCGACGCCGCCTACTACTGGCCGAAGCTCACGACCGTGCGACAGGACTTCTCGGAGTTGGCGCGCCGTGCTGTCGCGGCGGTGCTGGCAGGGAGCGCCGGAGCTGCGGCATCCGATCTCCCGCCCGTGGCGCCGGTGCTGGTGACGCGGGACTCGGTCGCGCCGCCGCACTGA
- a CDS encoding NAD(P)-dependent oxidoreductase: MRIALTGSSGKLGSVVARELRAQGYEVIGMDVAGTRGPDFVQVDLTDYGQVVDAFTAVGDRHDGIDAVVHLGAIPAPGIRSDVATFHNNMPATFNVFWAAVRLGIRRVVYASSETVLGLPFDVPPPYVPVDEDYPARPESVYSLVKTLEEQLARELVRWHPDLSITALRFSNVMNPADYAEFPDFDSDALRRKWNLWGYIDARDGAQAVQRALDVAAPGFDNFIIAAADTVMSRPNAELLAEVFPDVPVAREFGPNETLLSIDKARRILGFDPQHSWRDHV, encoded by the coding sequence ATGCGCATCGCACTCACGGGATCATCGGGCAAGCTCGGCAGCGTCGTCGCGCGGGAACTCCGCGCCCAGGGATACGAGGTCATCGGCATGGATGTCGCGGGCACTCGCGGCCCCGACTTCGTGCAGGTCGACCTCACGGATTACGGCCAGGTCGTGGATGCTTTCACTGCCGTCGGCGACCGGCACGACGGCATCGACGCCGTCGTGCATCTGGGCGCCATCCCGGCCCCCGGCATCCGCAGCGATGTGGCCACGTTCCACAACAACATGCCGGCGACGTTCAACGTGTTCTGGGCGGCGGTGCGCCTCGGCATCCGGCGCGTCGTCTACGCGTCGAGCGAGACGGTGCTGGGCTTGCCGTTCGACGTGCCGCCGCCCTACGTGCCGGTCGACGAGGACTACCCCGCCCGCCCCGAATCGGTCTACTCGCTGGTCAAGACGCTCGAGGAGCAGCTGGCGAGGGAGCTCGTGCGCTGGCACCCCGACCTCTCGATCACGGCACTGCGGTTCTCGAACGTGATGAACCCTGCGGACTACGCCGAATTCCCCGATTTCGATTCCGATGCGCTCCGCCGCAAGTGGAACCTCTGGGGCTACATCGACGCGCGCGACGGCGCGCAGGCAGTGCAGCGCGCGCTCGACGTCGCCGCCCCCGGCTTCGACAACTTCATCATCGCGGCCGCCGACACGGTGATGTCGCGCCCGAACGCCGAGCTCCTCGCCGAGGTCTTCCCCGATGTGCCGGTCGCCCGTGAGTTCGGCCCGAACGAGACCCTGCTGTCGATCGACAAGGCCCGCCGCATCCTGGGGTTCGACCCGCAGCACTCCTGGCGCGACCACGTCTGA
- a CDS encoding LacI family DNA-binding transcriptional regulator, which translates to MSDTTAARAVTLGDVAARAGVSISTASKALNDRGDVSAATRAKVRAIAEELSFTPNAMARGLLAGRTGTVGLLTSDLEGRFMLPILMGAEDAFGAGRINVFLCDARGDAIREQHHLRELLSRRVDGIIVVGRQTDPRPSLGQEIPVPVVYAYAPSDDPRDLSLTPDNYAGGRLAIEHLLACGRRRIAHISGDPTYAAAQDRLAGARAALGEAGLELVGEPMFSEWTEHWGRDAAAMLLQRHPDIDAVFCGSDQIARGVLDSARDLGRTVPDDLAVIGYDNWEVLATNARPELTSIDANLQQLGRQAALRVFDAIDGIDIGEGAHHLPVRLVIRGSTIARR; encoded by the coding sequence ATGAGCGACACGACGGCAGCACGGGCGGTGACCCTCGGCGATGTCGCCGCGCGCGCCGGAGTCTCGATCTCGACGGCCTCCAAGGCGCTGAACGACCGGGGTGACGTATCGGCGGCGACCCGCGCCAAGGTGCGTGCGATCGCCGAGGAGCTCTCCTTCACGCCCAATGCCATGGCGCGCGGACTGCTCGCCGGACGCACCGGAACCGTCGGTCTGCTCACGAGCGACCTCGAGGGCCGCTTCATGCTGCCGATCCTCATGGGTGCCGAGGATGCTTTCGGCGCCGGTCGCATCAACGTGTTCCTGTGCGACGCGCGAGGCGACGCGATCCGTGAGCAGCATCACTTGCGCGAGCTGCTCAGCCGCCGAGTCGACGGCATCATCGTGGTGGGGCGGCAGACCGACCCTCGGCCCTCGCTCGGACAGGAGATCCCTGTGCCGGTCGTCTACGCCTACGCCCCCTCGGACGATCCACGCGACCTTTCATTGACCCCCGACAACTATGCGGGCGGGCGACTCGCGATCGAGCACCTGCTCGCGTGCGGGCGTCGGCGCATCGCTCACATCTCGGGCGACCCGACGTATGCCGCAGCTCAAGACCGTCTCGCCGGAGCCAGGGCCGCGCTCGGCGAAGCGGGGCTCGAACTCGTGGGCGAGCCGATGTTCTCGGAGTGGACCGAGCACTGGGGGCGCGACGCCGCGGCGATGCTGCTGCAGCGGCATCCGGACATCGACGCCGTGTTCTGCGGATCCGATCAGATCGCTCGCGGCGTTCTGGACTCGGCGCGCGACCTCGGGCGCACTGTGCCCGACGATCTCGCCGTGATCGGCTACGACAACTGGGAGGTGCTCGCGACGAACGCGAGACCCGAACTCACGAGCATCGACGCGAACCTGCAGCAGCTCGGTCGTCAGGCCGCCTTGCGGGTGTTCGACGCGATCGACGGCATCGACATCGGCGAAGGGGCGCACCACCTTCCGGTGCGTCTCGTGATCCGCGGATCGACCATCGCCCGGCGCTGA
- a CDS encoding sugar ABC transporter substrate-binding protein, producing MNTIRTHAARRASAAVIAAGLLVGGLAACAPAADEASNEPIPAEGTDDGTTLTLWTRAPIERQAKLLVDAYNASHENQVELTVVPNDDYVAKVGAAAGSGGLPDLFAADIVYVPNWAQQGLFQDMSEQIDALDFKDEINPGHLSAGTVDGAEYVLPFALDLSMLFWNKELFAEAGLDPEKAPATLEEFAEAAMAVQALNKPDTYGTATGLNCGGCLVFTWFPSIWASGDEVMNDDGTESLLDGDSAQAVYDTWAELQDAGAILPSSTDEAGPTWTAAFSEGKVGVMPFPATLLPSLEFDAGVAGIPGVDGGASTFVGGDGIGISKDSKKAAQAWNFLNWMMSEDAQVEVLAKDGNAVSRGDLADNEYAAADPRLVTINEVASQGDTPVALNFQQAFNAPGSPWLTLVRNAVLNGDDSVPADNEEITAILSQ from the coding sequence ATGAACACCATCCGCACACACGCCGCGCGACGTGCATCCGCCGCCGTCATCGCGGCCGGCCTGCTGGTCGGCGGTCTCGCCGCCTGCGCACCCGCCGCCGATGAAGCATCGAACGAACCGATCCCCGCCGAGGGCACGGATGACGGCACCACGCTGACGCTGTGGACCCGCGCCCCGATCGAGCGCCAGGCCAAGCTGCTCGTCGACGCCTACAACGCGAGCCACGAGAACCAGGTCGAGCTCACGGTCGTCCCCAACGACGACTACGTCGCCAAGGTCGGCGCGGCGGCCGGGTCCGGCGGACTGCCTGATCTGTTCGCCGCCGACATCGTCTACGTACCCAACTGGGCGCAGCAGGGTCTCTTCCAGGACATGTCCGAGCAGATCGACGCTCTCGACTTCAAGGACGAGATCAACCCTGGCCACCTGTCCGCCGGCACCGTCGACGGCGCCGAGTACGTGCTGCCGTTCGCCCTCGACCTCTCGATGCTCTTCTGGAACAAGGAGCTCTTCGCCGAGGCCGGCCTCGACCCCGAGAAGGCACCAGCCACACTCGAGGAGTTCGCCGAGGCAGCCATGGCCGTGCAGGCGCTGAACAAGCCTGACACCTACGGCACGGCGACCGGCCTCAACTGCGGAGGATGCCTGGTCTTCACCTGGTTCCCCTCGATCTGGGCGTCCGGCGACGAGGTCATGAACGACGACGGCACCGAATCCCTGCTCGACGGCGACTCGGCTCAGGCGGTCTACGACACGTGGGCCGAGCTGCAGGATGCCGGGGCGATCCTCCCCAGCTCGACCGACGAGGCCGGCCCCACCTGGACCGCCGCGTTCAGCGAGGGCAAGGTCGGCGTGATGCCGTTCCCGGCCACGCTCCTCCCCTCCCTCGAGTTCGACGCGGGAGTAGCCGGCATCCCCGGTGTCGACGGCGGCGCCTCGACGTTCGTCGGCGGTGACGGAATCGGCATCTCGAAGGACTCGAAGAAGGCGGCCCAGGCCTGGAACTTCCTCAACTGGATGATGTCGGAGGATGCCCAGGTCGAGGTGCTCGCGAAGGACGGCAACGCCGTCTCGCGCGGCGACCTGGCCGACAACGAGTACGCCGCAGCCGACCCTCGGCTGGTCACGATCAACGAGGTCGCGTCCCAGGGAGACACCCCGGTGGCGCTGAACTTCCAGCAGG